The Thermococcus sp. genome has a segment encoding these proteins:
- a CDS encoding MFS transporter: MDVLRRFKLLFSMTYAGFLGNIAVIYYLSRGLTYGEIGLATAIAGLGFFLFEVPTGVVGDKVSRKTSVLIGLSIMPLATLLLILLKSFWVLLASELLGTLGASFVSGSLQAWFFDNLKAVGMESQFREIWRSTQKLSLAVSSTTTVLGGFIAQFFGFGPVIVLTALVQILLVPLAMSIPEVGFSKPETSYTLHIINSWRELRKPEIAWLIAYLLSVTLALNQFRKFFEPYLGSILAVFLGTTITRTLGILGLVEVLVKVIPRYAGVAVKGKIGRVLHEIAPLGIPLATVLSVIIPNPVLVVLLGVIATLFASAFTFNFSVEFQRRISSGKRATVISLRNMVLALVTSVFYIIYGFAVDWLGLREARFFFAVFLLGIGVAFKVIRALGVLGDVLD; this comes from the coding sequence ATGGACGTCCTGAGGAGGTTTAAGCTCCTCTTTTCCATGACCTACGCGGGATTCCTCGGAAACATTGCGGTGATATACTACCTTTCCCGTGGGCTGACCTACGGTGAGATAGGCCTTGCCACGGCCATAGCCGGGCTTGGATTTTTCCTCTTTGAGGTTCCCACTGGAGTTGTCGGTGACAAAGTGAGCAGGAAGACCAGCGTTCTAATCGGACTGTCAATAATGCCCCTTGCGACCCTTCTCCTTATCCTCCTCAAGAGTTTCTGGGTTCTTCTTGCCTCGGAGCTTCTTGGGACGCTGGGGGCTTCCTTTGTGAGCGGGAGCCTCCAGGCGTGGTTCTTTGACAATCTAAAGGCTGTGGGAATGGAGAGTCAGTTCAGGGAAATCTGGAGGTCAACCCAGAAGCTTTCCCTGGCTGTCAGCTCGACCACAACGGTACTCGGTGGATTTATCGCACAGTTCTTCGGGTTTGGTCCGGTCATAGTCCTGACTGCCCTTGTGCAGATCCTTCTAGTTCCTCTGGCCATGAGCATACCTGAGGTTGGATTTTCAAAGCCCGAAACCTCTTACACGCTCCACATTATAAATTCCTGGCGCGAGCTGAGAAAACCCGAGATCGCGTGGCTAATTGCCTACCTTCTCTCAGTTACCCTCGCCCTGAACCAGTTCAGGAAATTCTTTGAACCGTACCTCGGGAGCATCCTCGCGGTCTTTTTGGGCACAACTATTACACGAACCCTCGGGATTCTTGGACTCGTTGAGGTTCTCGTAAAAGTCATCCCCCGGTATGCAGGGGTTGCAGTGAAGGGAAAAATCGGGAGAGTTCTCCATGAGATCGCGCCCCTTGGAATCCCCCTCGCGACGGTTTTATCAGTTATTATTCCAAATCCCGTTCTTGTTGTTCTTCTTGGGGTTATTGCCACCCTCTTCGCATCAGCCTTTACCTTCAATTTCTCGGTGGAGTTCCAGAGGAGGATTTCAAGTGGGAAGAGGGCAACTGTAATTTCCCTTAGGAACATGGTCTTGGCACTCGTTACATCGGTGTTTTACATCATCTATGGCTTTGCGGTTGACTGGCTTGGACTGCGGGAGGCGAGGTTTTTCTTTGCAGTGTTTCTCTTAGGAATAGGCGTTGCCTTTAAGGTCATTCGAGCCCTCGGCGTCCTCGGCGATGTCCTCGACTGA
- a CDS encoding MFS transporter encodes MEAIENSRLNKFHYWLLAILGTVWAFIAVNTISAGFVIALLKKEPKFQGSLAKLGSLGSSALFGMLFGAWLFGYLADRIGRKRTLVLAVATFSLGSIISSFAGSLDQLILLRFIVGLGLGGSLPVASSYFAEFMPSSIRGAMISILESFWAVGTIIIGGVALLVKADWRSILLFGGAIILILPALLALPESPRFLLAKGRLKEAEETIRKIFGVSVRLEKPEERRKASVSDLWRGYAKTTLMLTIAWFSIAFAYYGFFIWLPKFLSATLGITVFKSFQYFIITAIAQLPGYWSAAYLLERIGRKKTLSYYLLLSGIAGIAFYYSASSAREAMIMGSAIAFSFFNLGAWGAIYAYTPELYPTEVRGTGTGWAGAMARIGGGIAPILAGKIMEAGSAALAVLVIAVVAIAGALDVLALGEETMGRELS; translated from the coding sequence ATGGAGGCCATCGAAAACTCCCGCTTGAATAAGTTCCACTACTGGCTTTTAGCGATCCTCGGAACGGTGTGGGCCTTCATAGCGGTCAACACAATCTCGGCCGGCTTTGTCATCGCTCTGCTGAAGAAGGAACCCAAGTTCCAGGGAAGCTTAGCCAAGCTCGGCTCCCTCGGCTCATCGGCGCTCTTCGGGATGCTCTTCGGGGCGTGGCTCTTCGGCTATCTGGCAGACAGGATCGGGAGGAAGAGGACGCTGGTTCTCGCGGTTGCCACCTTTTCGCTCGGCTCAATAATAAGTTCATTTGCCGGAAGCCTTGACCAGCTCATACTTCTGCGCTTCATCGTCGGCCTCGGCCTCGGAGGTTCGCTCCCGGTCGCGAGCTCATACTTCGCCGAGTTCATGCCCAGCTCGATAAGGGGCGCTATGATCTCAATCCTTGAGAGCTTCTGGGCGGTCGGGACGATAATAATCGGAGGCGTGGCATTGCTCGTAAAAGCCGACTGGAGGAGCATACTGCTCTTCGGTGGCGCGATAATCCTTATCCTTCCGGCTCTCCTGGCTCTTCCGGAGTCTCCCCGCTTCCTCCTTGCAAAGGGACGTCTCAAAGAGGCCGAGGAGACAATACGGAAAATCTTTGGGGTGAGCGTAAGACTTGAGAAGCCCGAAGAAAGGAGAAAGGCCTCCGTCAGTGACCTCTGGAGGGGCTACGCCAAAACGACGCTCATGCTCACCATCGCGTGGTTCAGCATAGCCTTCGCCTACTACGGCTTCTTCATCTGGCTCCCGAAGTTCCTCTCGGCCACTCTCGGCATAACCGTCTTCAAGAGCTTCCAGTACTTCATAATAACGGCCATAGCACAGCTCCCCGGCTACTGGAGCGCCGCTTACCTCCTCGAAAGGATAGGCAGGAAGAAGACGCTCTCCTACTACCTGCTCCTCTCGGGCATAGCGGGCATAGCCTTCTACTACTCAGCCAGCTCGGCCAGGGAGGCGATGATAATGGGGAGCGCAATAGCCTTCAGCTTCTTCAACCTCGGTGCATGGGGAGCGATATACGCCTACACCCCTGAGCTCTACCCGACTGAGGTCAGGGGCACAGGAACGGGCTGGGCCGGGGCGATGGCGAGGATTGGAGGTGGCATAGCGCCGATACTGGCCGGGAAGATAATGGAAGCCGGGAGCGCCGCTCTGGCGGTTCTGGTTATAGCGGTTGTTGCGATAGCTGGAGCGCTGGACGTTCTTGCGCTTGGTGAGGAGACGATGGGGAGGGAGCTCTCCTGA
- a CDS encoding COG2426 family protein — protein sequence MNEFLQVFLLSLIPTFEGRYAIVYGIGRGYPLWETLLSATLGVLLLSLVLPAVLPYIDRLMLWLEGTTLKRIARLYLYYIERVRKKAHPYVEKWGFWGLLLFVAVPLPGTGVWTGSLAAYVFGIEKRQTVPALILGGLLSMAITLGPTLGLFG from the coding sequence TTGAATGAGTTCCTTCAGGTTTTCCTGCTCTCTCTGATTCCGACATTCGAGGGGAGGTATGCAATAGTCTACGGCATAGGCCGGGGCTATCCCCTCTGGGAGACCCTTCTCTCGGCAACCCTCGGGGTTCTACTTCTCTCGCTCGTCCTTCCTGCGGTTTTACCCTACATAGACAGGCTCATGCTCTGGCTTGAGGGCACTACCTTGAAGAGAATAGCCCGCCTCTACCTATACTACATCGAGCGCGTCAGGAAAAAGGCCCACCCCTACGTAGAAAAGTGGGGCTTCTGGGGGCTCCTCCTCTTCGTTGCAGTGCCGTTGCCGGGAACGGGAGTGTGGACGGGTTCCCTCGCCGCCTACGTCTTCGGCATAGAGAAGAGGCAGACGGTTCCAGCTCTAATCCTCGGTGGCCTTCTGAGCATGGCCATAACCCTCGGGCCGACCCTTGGGCTGTTCGGATAA
- a CDS encoding phosphatase PAP2 family protein, with protein sequence MERKGIFLMLTALLALLLILQIGGLFENMNRAVDRALPSGGPAVSLLTATASGITILYLLLLFILDIRKEGRLSRFTLELTVAFIISMVIVAILKVLTDLPRPGEERVSWGIFKRIGHLGYFSFPSGHTTRASVFAYFLAKRWKRLWPLWWGWAIAIALSRLLLHVHWFSDVLFALFLGPWTGLLVELTENRWLPLYRALVRKLGAEVLDVE encoded by the coding sequence ATGGAGCGGAAAGGGATTTTCCTTATGCTCACCGCCCTGCTCGCCCTTTTGCTCATCCTCCAGATAGGTGGTCTTTTCGAGAACATGAACCGGGCCGTTGATAGGGCCCTCCCCTCCGGAGGCCCGGCGGTTTCCCTTCTAACAGCTACGGCCTCAGGCATTACCATCCTCTACCTGCTCCTTCTCTTCATCCTTGACATCAGGAAGGAGGGGAGGCTCAGCAGGTTCACGCTGGAGCTTACCGTTGCCTTCATCATTTCGATGGTCATAGTGGCAATTCTCAAGGTTCTGACTGACCTTCCTAGGCCCGGGGAGGAGAGAGTAAGCTGGGGCATTTTCAAGCGCATCGGGCATCTCGGTTACTTCTCCTTCCCCTCCGGTCATACTACCAGGGCCTCGGTCTTCGCCTACTTCCTCGCGAAGCGCTGGAAAAGGCTCTGGCCACTCTGGTGGGGCTGGGCGATTGCGATAGCCCTCTCAAGGTTGCTCCTCCACGTCCACTGGTTCAGTGACGTGCTCTTCGCCCTCTTCCTCGGCCCATGGACGGGTCTGCTCGTCGAGCTGACCGAGAACAGGTGGCTACCCCTTTACAGAGCTCTTGTGAGAAAGCTCGGAGCGGAGGTGCTGGACGTTGAATGA
- a CDS encoding ASCH domain-containing protein has protein sequence MKKKKGVQIRKFILIDSAYKSRILRGDKVTTVRYGNYEAKPGSEVYLVVTPSDTAIAKVRITKVERKKVRELTNKDARLDGFSDVKELLRELNKIYGELYGDDEVTVIGFEVVKRFRDGIPLRWLKGLNYHEPDEIARLYLENRERLNFNRETDFIMRRIYNEGLGKAVRTFGPKRVQQALLKVYHGLYAEGLI, from the coding sequence GTGAAGAAGAAAAAAGGAGTTCAGATAAGGAAGTTCATCCTGATTGACTCTGCTTACAAGTCCAGAATCCTGCGCGGGGACAAGGTGACGACGGTACGCTACGGGAACTATGAAGCCAAGCCGGGCAGCGAGGTTTACCTAGTGGTAACGCCGAGTGACACTGCTATAGCAAAGGTCAGGATAACGAAGGTCGAGCGGAAGAAGGTGAGAGAACTCACGAACAAAGACGCCAGGCTCGACGGCTTCTCCGACGTTAAGGAGCTTTTGAGGGAGCTGAACAAAATCTACGGCGAACTCTACGGCGATGATGAGGTTACCGTCATAGGCTTTGAGGTCGTCAAGCGCTTTAGAGATGGAATTCCGCTCAGGTGGCTTAAGGGTCTCAACTATCACGAGCCTGATGAGATAGCGAGGCTCTACCTCGAAAACCGGGAAAGGCTCAACTTCAACCGCGAGACTGATTTCATAATGCGCCGCATCTACAACGAGGGCCTCGGAAAGGCCGTGAGAACCTTCGGGCCAAAGAGGGTTCAGCAAGCCCTCCTCAAGGTCTATCACGGCCTCTACGCCGAGGGACTGATTTAG
- a CDS encoding TIGR02253 family HAD-type hydrolase: MIKAVFFDLDDTIVDTTRLAEMARRNAIENMIRHGLPVDFDTAYGELLELISEYGSNFPRHFDYLLRRLELPYNPKWVSAGVIAYHNTKIAYLKSVRGARRTLLRLKKEGYVLGIITDGDPVKQWEKILRLELGEYFDHVFISDELGVKKPHPKIFQKALQKANLKAGEAVMVGDRLYSDIYGAKRVGMTTIWFRYGKYADRELEYRKYADFTISSLEEVPGIVGRFNCEEEKRSSDKEVHPD, encoded by the coding sequence ATGATCAAGGCGGTCTTCTTTGACCTTGATGATACCATAGTTGATACAACGCGACTGGCCGAGATGGCGAGGAGAAACGCCATAGAGAACATGATAAGGCACGGCCTTCCCGTTGACTTCGATACCGCCTACGGTGAACTGCTGGAGCTAATAAGCGAGTACGGGAGCAACTTTCCGAGGCACTTCGACTACCTTCTCCGGAGGCTGGAACTCCCCTACAACCCGAAGTGGGTCTCTGCGGGAGTTATAGCGTACCACAACACCAAGATAGCCTATCTGAAGAGCGTTAGGGGGGCGAGGAGAACCCTGCTCCGCCTGAAGAAGGAGGGCTACGTTCTGGGCATAATAACCGACGGTGACCCCGTTAAGCAGTGGGAAAAGATACTCCGCCTTGAACTCGGCGAGTACTTTGACCACGTTTTCATCTCCGACGAGCTCGGCGTTAAAAAGCCCCATCCGAAGATATTCCAGAAGGCCCTTCAGAAAGCTAACTTGAAGGCCGGAGAGGCCGTGATGGTGGGGGATAGACTCTACTCGGACATCTACGGCGCCAAGAGAGTTGGCATGACAACTATCTGGTTCCGCTACGGAAAATACGCCGACAGGGAGCTTGAGTACAGGAAGTACGCGGACTTCACGATAAGCTCCCTTGAGGAGGTTCCGGGAATCGTTGGGAGGTTCAACTGTGAAGAAGAAAAAAGGAGTTCAGATAAGGAAGTTCATCCTGATTGA
- a CDS encoding DUF3783 domain-containing protein codes for MRLLLIGFPEEEVQRILKETGIPVIPVPEHFKGLKVREILERTCEKAGIWTDRKFVIMHGVDNETLKRVISIVRGISRERVIFATTTETSLEWPLERLLHELIQEDEYFRAMREAKKQVPRGPYLDLGIGKG; via the coding sequence ATGAGACTTCTCCTGATAGGTTTTCCAGAGGAGGAAGTGCAGAGAATACTCAAGGAGACGGGCATACCCGTCATCCCGGTTCCGGAGCACTTCAAAGGCCTCAAGGTTAGGGAAATCCTTGAGAGGACATGCGAGAAGGCTGGCATATGGACTGACAGGAAGTTCGTGATAATGCACGGGGTCGACAACGAGACCCTTAAGAGGGTCATCTCGATAGTGAGGGGCATCTCGCGGGAGAGGGTCATATTCGCCACGACAACGGAGACGAGCCTTGAGTGGCCACTGGAGAGACTCCTCCACGAGCTCATCCAGGAGGACGAGTACTTCAGGGCAATGCGCGAGGCCAAGAAGCAGGTCCCTAGGGGCCCATACCTTGATCTGGGCATAGGCAAGGGTTAA
- the cobB gene encoding NAD-dependent protein deacetylase, with product MLERAARLLASSRSAIAFTGAGISAESGVPTFRDRDGLWKNYKAEELATSEAFRKNPKLVWDFYRWRMRLILKARPNPAHYALAELERLGLLKAVITQNVDDLHREAGSRNVIELHGNIFRVRCTSCSYRENLKESDTLEEFLSMEGLPKCPECGSLLRPDVVWFGEPLPREALERAFELAERADLVLVIGTSGVVYPAAYIPYIVKENGGKVVEINVERSGITPIADVFIRGKAGEVLPRIVELVKEVVV from the coding sequence ATGCTCGAGAGGGCCGCAAGGTTGCTCGCCTCCTCCCGCTCCGCAATAGCCTTTACCGGGGCAGGAATAAGCGCCGAGAGCGGAGTTCCAACCTTCAGGGACAGGGACGGGCTCTGGAAGAACTACAAAGCCGAGGAGCTGGCGACTTCCGAGGCCTTCAGGAAAAATCCAAAGCTAGTGTGGGACTTCTACCGCTGGAGGATGAGGCTCATATTGAAAGCCCGGCCGAACCCCGCACACTACGCCCTTGCTGAGCTTGAAAGGCTCGGACTCCTCAAGGCCGTGATAACGCAGAACGTCGATGACCTGCACCGCGAAGCTGGGAGCAGGAATGTGATTGAACTACACGGCAACATCTTCAGGGTCAGGTGCACATCCTGCTCCTATCGAGAAAACCTGAAGGAGAGCGATACTCTTGAGGAGTTCCTCTCAATGGAAGGGCTCCCGAAGTGCCCTGAGTGCGGTTCCCTGCTCAGGCCCGATGTTGTTTGGTTCGGCGAGCCCTTGCCGAGGGAAGCCCTTGAAAGGGCCTTCGAACTGGCCGAGAGGGCAGACCTAGTGCTCGTCATCGGGACGAGCGGTGTCGTTTATCCGGCCGCTTACATACCCTACATCGTGAAGGAGAACGGAGGAAAGGTCGTTGAGATAAACGTCGAGAGGAGCGGGATAACGCCAATAGCAGACGTTTTCATCCGCGGAAAGGCGGGGGAGGTGCTACCCCGTATCGTTGAGCTCGTTAAGGAGGTGGTTGTATGA
- a CDS encoding aromatic amino acid transport family protein: MPVSEGVERKKVATSHGRYYSARIASQRRKKLTVIQNIRRRKCARGLRVSTIRVEGRRISEGEALAILVGTQIGAGVLGLPYAASKVGLIPALGVLTGVMLLLLATALIVLRFSAGMGGAQMSTIAGKTLGKPGGWLMYLSITLMSFGALLAYVAGMGQVLASLLGVSETLGGLLFWLLASAVIYHGLEASGKTELIMSYVMLVLFIGVTLMLIPHAKLENGLYADLSGILSITGVAIFALGCHTVIPDVYKGLGSYEKTKRVVVLAFLIPTAVYAIFTASFLLVFGRNTPEVATLALQELYGKPGWLIGNLIPLLAITTSYIGIGLAQQSNSEEFLRLKRLHAWALTVVPPVLVYMAGVRNFADVLAFAGDTGDLLAFIVLPFLIWTAGKLRAKSPFGEHFRARAHLR, translated from the coding sequence ATGCCGGTCTCGGAGGGTGTTGAGAGAAAAAAGGTCGCCACTTCTCATGGGAGGTACTATTCGGCCCGGATAGCCTCCCAGAGGAGGAAAAAGCTCACTGTAATCCAGAACATAAGGAGGAGGAAGTGCGCGAGGGGACTGAGGGTCAGCACGATAAGGGTTGAGGGAAGGAGAATCAGCGAGGGTGAGGCCCTTGCAATCCTCGTGGGGACGCAGATAGGAGCGGGAGTCCTCGGACTGCCGTACGCGGCCAGTAAGGTCGGCCTCATTCCAGCGCTTGGAGTTCTGACGGGCGTAATGCTCCTCCTGCTCGCCACGGCCCTGATAGTCCTCAGGTTCTCTGCGGGGATGGGAGGGGCCCAGATGAGCACGATTGCCGGAAAGACCCTTGGAAAGCCCGGTGGCTGGCTGATGTACCTCAGCATAACGCTGATGAGCTTTGGGGCCCTGCTGGCTTACGTGGCCGGCATGGGGCAGGTTCTGGCGAGCCTTCTCGGGGTTAGCGAAACCCTCGGCGGGCTACTCTTCTGGCTTCTGGCATCGGCGGTAATCTACCACGGCCTCGAAGCCAGCGGGAAGACGGAGCTAATAATGAGCTACGTGATGCTCGTCCTCTTCATCGGGGTTACCCTTATGCTCATACCCCACGCGAAGCTGGAGAACGGCCTCTACGCCGACCTCTCGGGGATACTCAGCATAACCGGCGTTGCTATCTTCGCCCTCGGCTGTCACACGGTTATCCCCGATGTTTACAAAGGGCTCGGGAGCTATGAAAAGACGAAGAGGGTCGTCGTTCTGGCTTTCCTCATACCGACTGCGGTATACGCGATCTTCACCGCATCGTTCCTCCTCGTCTTCGGCAGGAACACGCCCGAGGTTGCCACGCTGGCCCTTCAGGAACTCTACGGAAAGCCTGGCTGGCTTATCGGGAACCTCATACCACTCCTCGCGATAACCACGAGCTACATCGGCATAGGGCTTGCCCAGCAGAGCAACAGTGAGGAGTTCCTGAGGCTCAAGAGGCTCCACGCATGGGCTTTGACCGTTGTCCCGCCCGTCCTAGTTTACATGGCTGGGGTGAGGAACTTCGCTGATGTGCTGGCCTTTGCCGGCGACACCGGAGACCTGCTTGCCTTCATAGTTCTGCCCTTCCTCATCTGGACGGCCGGGAAGCTGAGGGCAAAGAGCCCCTTCGGTGAACACTTCCGTGCACGTGCACACCTTAGGTAA
- the glyA gene encoding serine hydroxymethyltransferase, whose product MAESYREYRDRVLEFIEDHEHWRAHTINLIASENVTSPSVTRAVASGFMHKYAEGWPRQRYYQGCKYVDEVELIGVELFTKLFKSDFADLRPISGTNANQAVFFGLTQPGDRAIVLHTSHGGHISHMPFGAAGMRGLEVHTWPFDNDEFNIDVDKAEKMIRELEPKIVVFGGSLFPFPHPVKELAPVAKEVGAYVMYDAAHVLGLIAGGQFQDPLREGADIITASTHKTFPGPQGGVILYKKFGETEEIARLQWAIFPGVLSNHHLHHMAGKVITAAEMLEYGEAYARQIVKNAKALAEALAEEGFKVIGEDKGYTESHQVIVDVSDLHPSAGGWAAPLLEEAGIILNKNLLPWDPLEKVNEPSGLRIGVQEMTRVGMMEDEMKEIARFMRRVLLDKEDPKKVRRDVYGFRAEFQKVYYSFDHGLPLRLRE is encoded by the coding sequence ATGGCCGAAAGCTACCGCGAATACCGGGACAGGGTTCTGGAGTTTATTGAGGACCACGAGCACTGGAGGGCCCACACGATAAACCTCATAGCGAGCGAAAACGTGACTTCTCCGAGCGTTACAAGGGCAGTTGCAAGTGGTTTCATGCACAAATATGCCGAAGGCTGGCCAAGGCAACGCTATTATCAGGGGTGCAAGTACGTTGACGAGGTCGAGCTTATTGGCGTTGAACTCTTCACAAAGCTCTTCAAGAGCGACTTCGCCGATTTAAGGCCCATCTCAGGAACCAACGCCAACCAGGCGGTTTTCTTCGGCTTAACACAGCCCGGAGACAGGGCAATAGTTCTCCACACCAGCCACGGGGGACATATAAGCCACATGCCCTTTGGTGCCGCTGGTATGCGCGGTCTCGAAGTCCACACATGGCCCTTCGACAACGATGAGTTTAACATCGACGTTGACAAGGCCGAGAAGATGATAAGGGAGCTCGAGCCCAAGATAGTCGTCTTCGGCGGTTCTCTCTTCCCGTTCCCGCACCCGGTCAAGGAGCTCGCGCCTGTTGCAAAGGAGGTCGGGGCTTACGTCATGTACGATGCCGCCCACGTCCTTGGCCTTATCGCTGGAGGTCAGTTCCAGGACCCGCTCCGCGAGGGGGCCGACATAATCACCGCCTCGACCCACAAGACCTTCCCGGGACCGCAGGGCGGCGTCATACTCTACAAGAAGTTTGGCGAAACCGAGGAGATAGCCAGGCTCCAGTGGGCCATCTTCCCCGGCGTTTTGAGCAACCATCACCTCCACCACATGGCCGGAAAGGTGATTACCGCTGCCGAGATGCTCGAATACGGTGAGGCCTACGCGAGGCAGATAGTCAAGAACGCGAAGGCCCTCGCTGAAGCTTTAGCCGAGGAGGGCTTCAAGGTAATCGGCGAGGACAAGGGCTACACCGAGAGCCACCAGGTTATCGTCGACGTCTCAGACCTCCACCCCTCCGCTGGTGGCTGGGCTGCACCGCTCTTGGAAGAGGCCGGCATAATTCTCAACAAGAACCTCCTGCCGTGGGACCCGCTCGAAAAGGTCAACGAGCCAAGCGGTCTCAGAATAGGTGTCCAGGAGATGACGAGGGTCGGAATGATGGAGGACGAGATGAAGGAGATAGCCCGCTTCATGAGGCGCGTGCTCCTCGACAAGGAAGACCCGAAGAAGGTTAGGAGAGATGTTTACGGCTTCCGCGCCGAGTTCCAGAAGGTCTACTACTCCTTCGACCACGGTCTGCCCCTCAGGCTGAGGGAGTGA
- a CDS encoding immunoglobulin-like domain-containing protein, with the protein MRRVLALLLILVVGISAYYLLSGKEGKASQGEQNRAVFLKLDKAVYTSEDTMTITIVNRGNVTITTSYNFRLYKLENGEWKEVPVKLMFIQVAVTIEPGKSWEQKVKLSDLGLSPGHYMIEKSVSFKDKTGSPAGLKLQAEFEVRG; encoded by the coding sequence ATGAGGCGGGTGCTCGCGCTGCTGCTGATTCTGGTTGTTGGCATCTCCGCCTACTACCTGCTCTCCGGAAAGGAGGGGAAAGCCTCTCAGGGGGAGCAGAACAGAGCGGTCTTCCTCAAGCTCGACAAGGCCGTTTACACTTCAGAGGACACGATGACTATAACCATCGTCAACAGGGGCAACGTTACAATAACGACGAGCTACAACTTCAGGCTCTACAAACTGGAGAACGGGGAGTGGAAAGAAGTCCCCGTAAAGCTGATGTTCATTCAGGTGGCAGTCACCATAGAACCCGGGAAGAGCTGGGAGCAGAAGGTCAAGCTTAGCGACCTTGGGCTATCCCCCGGCCACTACATGATAGAGAAGTCGGTCTCATTCAAGGACAAAACCGGCTCTCCAGCGGGGCTTAAACTTCAGGCCGAGTTTGAAGTGAGGGGTTAA
- a CDS encoding transcription factor S → MKFCPKCGNIMLPDRKRKVWVCRVCGYEEPFDEEKDREKTVIKQKVEHRPDEEIVVIEQDLKTLPIAHVTCPKCGNDTAYWWELQTRAGDEPSTIFYKCTKCGYVWRSYE, encoded by the coding sequence ATGAAGTTCTGTCCAAAGTGCGGTAACATCATGCTCCCCGACAGGAAGAGGAAGGTGTGGGTTTGCAGGGTCTGCGGTTACGAGGAGCCCTTCGACGAGGAGAAGGACAGGGAGAAGACCGTGATAAAGCAGAAGGTCGAGCACAGGCCGGACGAGGAGATAGTGGTCATCGAGCAGGATCTCAAGACACTTCCTATAGCCCACGTCACCTGTCCGAAGTGCGGTAACGACACCGCCTACTGGTGGGAGCTCCAGACGAGGGCCGGTGACGAGCCGAGCACGATATTCTACAAGTGCACCAAGTGCGGCTACGTCTGGAGGTCCTACGAGTGA
- a CDS encoding DNA polymerase sliding clamp — protein MPFEVVFDGAKEFADLIATASNLIDEAAFKFTEEGISMRAMDPSRVVLIDLNLPESIFSKYEVEEPETIGINMDQFKKVLKRGKAKDTLILRKGDENFLEVTFEGTAKRTFRLPLIDVEELELELPELPFTAKVVLLGEVLKEAVKDASLVSDAIKFIAKENEFTMRAEGETNEVEIRLTLEDEGLLDLEVEEETKSAYGISYLSDMIKGIGKADEVTLRFGNEMPLQMEYYIRDEGRLTFLLAPRVEE, from the coding sequence ATGCCGTTTGAAGTCGTTTTTGACGGGGCCAAGGAGTTCGCTGACCTGATAGCGACGGCGAGCAACCTGATAGACGAGGCAGCGTTCAAGTTTACGGAGGAAGGCATCAGCATGCGCGCCATGGACCCGAGCAGGGTTGTACTCATCGACCTGAACCTCCCGGAGAGCATCTTCTCCAAGTACGAGGTCGAGGAGCCGGAGACGATAGGCATAAACATGGACCAGTTCAAGAAAGTTCTCAAACGCGGAAAGGCCAAGGACACCCTCATACTCAGGAAGGGCGATGAGAACTTCCTTGAGGTAACCTTTGAGGGAACCGCGAAGAGAACCTTCAGGTTGCCCCTCATAGACGTTGAGGAGCTTGAACTTGAGCTCCCCGAGTTGCCCTTCACCGCCAAGGTCGTTCTCCTCGGAGAGGTTCTCAAGGAGGCCGTTAAGGACGCTTCGCTGGTTAGCGACGCCATAAAGTTCATAGCCAAGGAGAACGAGTTCACGATGAGGGCTGAAGGGGAGACCAACGAGGTCGAGATAAGGCTAACCCTTGAGGATGAAGGTTTGCTCGACCTTGAGGTGGAGGAAGAGACAAAGAGCGCCTACGGAATAAGCTACCTCAGCGACATGATAAAGGGCATCGGAAAGGCCGACGAGGTAACGCTCCGCTTCGGCAACGAGATGCCCCTCCAGATGGAGTACTACATAAGGGACGAGGGCAGACTGACGTTCCTTCTCGCTCCTCGCGTCGAGGAGTGA